One Littorina saxatilis isolate snail1 linkage group LG1, US_GU_Lsax_2.0, whole genome shotgun sequence genomic window carries:
- the LOC138946303 gene encoding solute carrier family 22 member 15-like, whose product MAHNYIEIDPVLNALGPVGIFACLQCFLYFLGFIPDSYQLFSYVFTAQDVEHSCAALQPNANEFLMPELSSDWLNSTTVLYDRCSIYLTSNISGDVITKDYPCLYGMQYEEPKETSIVSEFDLVCGRTPLAGLTHTVMGFGTGLGSFLFPWLSDLYGRKRVFLAAVSLGLALNLVNGFAPGYTMLVVCKFFLGFTQAGIGLVSVTAGVELFPSSKRALFSGFLSTLWWAMCIASLAPLAYLLRSYSWRTLQLALSWGSALVLVLAIFIKEPVRWLVANGKIDEAEEVLKQAARLNRKDPQSILHVFHSLSLHESEPPLLSVNGEKHPLPGETTAKEEEKQEPRSSLFEEGEGHLQKDWAGSVEILEEKLSFLDLLRHRLLRKHILLSVFIWFVDSLIYNALYLMSDQMALDLYTSFFLNSLVEGASCILMVFMLSRFGRKPTLVLFHVIAGIGLIASSVCSHYKDVSGVHITGTVVSLLGKMGIGGAFNIMFMFTPEIFPTNIRNRALGTSSAFATLGMMISPYGNILADYAIWAPGAVFGACCALAVLCLLALPESKDRELPQTTHDVEMWYNDVTSTKKKYRCCERSGQEESDYE is encoded by the exons ATGGCGCACAATTACATTGAGATAGATCCCGTGCTCAACGCGTTGGGGCCTGTGGGAATCTTTGCATGTCTTCAATGCTTCCTCTACTTCCTCGGCTTCATCCCAGACTCCTATCAGCTATTCAGCTATGTCTTCACTG CTCAAGATGTTGAACACAGCTGCGCGGCTCTTCAACCAAACGCCAACGAGTTTCTCATGCCGGAACTCAGCAGCGATTGGTTAAACTCGACAACAGTGTTGTACGACCGCTGTTCCATCTACTTGACGTCCAACATCAGTGGTGACGTCATCACCAAGGACTATCCGTGTTTGTATGGCATGCAATATGAGGAACCAAAGGAAACATCCATCGTATCGGAG TTCGACCTGGTGTGCGGACGAACCCCATTGGCAGGGTTGACGCACACAGTAATGGGGTTTGGAACGGGGCTGGGTAGCTTCCTCTTCCCCTGGCTATCGGATCTGTACGGACGGAAGCGTGTGTTTCTCGCCGCCGTCAGCCTGGGCTTGGCTCTAAACCTTGTGAACGGATTTGCTCCCGGCTACACCATGCTAGTTGTCTGCAAGTTCTTCTTGGGTTTCACACAGGCG GGTATAGGCCTGGTATCCGTTACGGCAGGCGTGGAACTGTTCCCGTCTTCCAAGCGGGCTCTATTCAGCGGGTTCCTCAGCACCCTGTGGTGGGCAATGTGCATCGCCAGTCTCGCGCCCTTAGCCTACCTCCTGAGGTCCTACTCGTGGAGAACTCTGCAGCTAGCACTGTCCTGGGGTTCTGCTCTGGTGCTTGTACTCGCCAT TTTCATCAAGGAACCCGTTCGATGGCTTGTGGCCAATGGCAAGATCGACGAGGCAGAAGAAGTGCTGAAACAAGCTGCACGATTGAATCGTAAAGACCCTCAAAGCATCCTCCACGTTTTTCACAGCCTCAGTCTGCACGAATCAGAGCCACCTTTACTTTCAGTCAACGGAGAGAAACATCCCCTTCCCGGAGAGACCACAgcgaaagaagaagagaagcaAGAGCCCAGAAGTTCCTTATTTGAAGAAGGTGAAGGCCATCTTCAGAAGGACTGGGCAGGGTCTGTGGAAATCTTGGAAGAGAAACTAAGCTTTCTTGACCTTCTCAGGCACAGGCTGCTGAGAAAACATATcttgctgtctgtctttatATG gtttgtGGATAGCCTGATCTACAACGCCCTGTACCTGATGTCGGACCAAATGGCTCTCGACCTCTACACCAGCTTCTTCCTCAACTCTCTGGTGGAAGGGGCCTCTTGTATTCTTATGGTCTTCATGCTGAGCAG ATTTGGCAGAAAGCCGACACTCGTTCTCTTCCACGTTATCGCCGGTATTGGCTTGATAGCTAGCAGTGTGTGTTCCCACTACAAAG ACGTATCGGGTGTACACATAACCGGTACGGTCGTCTCCCTGCTCGGCAAGATGGGAATTGGTGGAGCTTTCAATATAATGTTCATGTTCACGCCTGAGATCTTCCCGACAAACATCAG GAATCGGGCTCTAGGAACATCGTCCGCTTTTGCAACCCTTGGAATGATGATCTCACCTTATGGAAATATTCTG GCAGACTACGCTATCTGGGCGCCAGGAGCAGTGTTCGGGGCTTGTTGTGCGCTGGCCGTACTGTGTCTGCTGGCTCTGCCTGAAAGCAAGGACAGAGAGCTGCCACAGACCACGCATGACGTGGAAATGTGGtataatgacgtcacttccACTAAAAAGAAATATCGCTGTTGCGAGAGAAGCGGCCAGGAAGAGTCGGACTATGAATGA